One genomic segment of Sminthopsis crassicaudata isolate SCR6 chromosome 2, ASM4859323v1, whole genome shotgun sequence includes these proteins:
- the MOK gene encoding MAPK/MAK/MRK overlapping kinase isoform X8 translates to MKRRKHPLPEKKITNYMYQLCKSLDHMHKNGIFHRDVKPENILIKQDLLKLGDFGSCRSVYSKQPYTEYISTRWYRAPECLLTDGYYSYKMDMWSAGCVFYEIMSLQPLFPGANELDQISKIHDIIGTPPQKTLTKFKQSRAMSFDFPFKKGSGISLMTPTLSPQCLSLIYAMVEYDPDERISAHQALQHSYFREQRISEKQALVARRKVGLTEHLGEPESLKNVWQISKEGKKQYLKQVEGHPERQGSTCPVELPKLKVSGVTKLSSYSSPTLRAVLSSSGTSGKVPILKPLKYIGTNKKTDTQKDIKSNMKQYRLPTIERKSGGY, encoded by the exons GGAGAAAACACCCGctcccagaaaagaaaataacaaactatATGTATCAGCTGTGTAAGTCTCTTGATCATATGCATAA AAATGGAATATTTCATAGAGATGTAAAACCAGAAAATATACTAATCAAG CAGGATCTTCTGAAATTAGGAGACTTTGGGTCATGTAGAAGTGTTTATTCTAAGCAGCCATATACAGAATATATTTCTACTCGTTGGTACCGGGCACCCGAGTGTCTCCTCACAGATGGATATTATAGCTACAAGATGGATATGTGGAGTGCTGGCTGTGTGTTTTATGAAATCATGAG TCTGCAACCTCTATTTCCTGGAGCTAATGAATTGGACCAAATCTCCAAAATCCATGATATTATTGGCACACCACCTCAGAAAACTCTTACCAAATTCAAACA GTCAAGAGCTATgagttttgattttccttttaaaaagggATCAGGAATCTCTCTGATGACACCGACTTTGTCCCCTCAGTGCCTTTCTCTGATCTATGCAATGGTAGAATATGACCCAGATGAAAGAATCAGTGCCCACCAAGCACTGCAGCATTCTTACTTCCGAGAACAAAG GATATCAGAGAAGCAAGCTCTTGTAGCCCGCAGGAAAGTAGGATTGACAGAACATCTGGGAGAACCAGAATCACTCAAAAATGTGTGGCAGATttcaaaggaaggcaaaaagcaG TATCTAAAGCAAGTTGAAGGGCACCCAGAAAGGCAGGGATCTACCTGTCCGGTGGAACTACCCAAACTGAAGGTCTCTGGGGTAACCAAACTCTCATCCTACTCCAGCCCTACTCTTCGTGCAGTTCTTAGCAGCTCTGGGACAAGTGGGAAAGTACCCATCTTAAAGCCTCTAAAATATATTGGAACAAACAAGAAG ACAGATACACAGAAGGACATTAAGTCTAACATGAAACAATACCGTTTGCCCACgatagaaagaaaaagtggaGGATACTGA
- the MOK gene encoding MAPK/MAK/MRK overlapping kinase isoform X6: MKLSWRKHPLPEKKITNYMYQLCKSLDHMHKNGIFHRDVKPENILIKQDLLKLGDFGSCRSVYSKQPYTEYISTRWYRAPECLLTDGYYSYKMDMWSAGCVFYEIMSLQPLFPGANELDQISKIHDIIGTPPQKTLTKFKQSRAMSFDFPFKKGSGISLMTPTLSPQCLSLIYAMVEYDPDERISAHQALQHSYFREQRISEKQALVARRKVGLTEHLGEPESLKNVWQISKEGKKQYLKQVEGHPERQGSTCPVELPKLKVSGVTKLSSYSSPTLRAVLSSSGTSGKVPILKPLKYIGTNKKTDTQKDIKSNMKQYRLPTIERKSGGY, encoded by the exons GGAGAAAACACCCGctcccagaaaagaaaataacaaactatATGTATCAGCTGTGTAAGTCTCTTGATCATATGCATAA AAATGGAATATTTCATAGAGATGTAAAACCAGAAAATATACTAATCAAG CAGGATCTTCTGAAATTAGGAGACTTTGGGTCATGTAGAAGTGTTTATTCTAAGCAGCCATATACAGAATATATTTCTACTCGTTGGTACCGGGCACCCGAGTGTCTCCTCACAGATGGATATTATAGCTACAAGATGGATATGTGGAGTGCTGGCTGTGTGTTTTATGAAATCATGAG TCTGCAACCTCTATTTCCTGGAGCTAATGAATTGGACCAAATCTCCAAAATCCATGATATTATTGGCACACCACCTCAGAAAACTCTTACCAAATTCAAACA GTCAAGAGCTATgagttttgattttccttttaaaaagggATCAGGAATCTCTCTGATGACACCGACTTTGTCCCCTCAGTGCCTTTCTCTGATCTATGCAATGGTAGAATATGACCCAGATGAAAGAATCAGTGCCCACCAAGCACTGCAGCATTCTTACTTCCGAGAACAAAG GATATCAGAGAAGCAAGCTCTTGTAGCCCGCAGGAAAGTAGGATTGACAGAACATCTGGGAGAACCAGAATCACTCAAAAATGTGTGGCAGATttcaaaggaaggcaaaaagcaG TATCTAAAGCAAGTTGAAGGGCACCCAGAAAGGCAGGGATCTACCTGTCCGGTGGAACTACCCAAACTGAAGGTCTCTGGGGTAACCAAACTCTCATCCTACTCCAGCCCTACTCTTCGTGCAGTTCTTAGCAGCTCTGGGACAAGTGGGAAAGTACCCATCTTAAAGCCTCTAAAATATATTGGAACAAACAAGAAG ACAGATACACAGAAGGACATTAAGTCTAACATGAAACAATACCGTTTGCCCACgatagaaagaaaaagtggaGGATACTGA